The following proteins are co-located in the Polymorphospora rubra genome:
- a CDS encoding pilin codes for MNHVPFPRPEAAVRRLGAGRRGRPSVRRLLRYRPRTVRAALVLLNTAAVAAVLVAVPTVAWAAEPAAVVLAAESIEQVANNIRTWLVGILVAVATLFLTVGGVRYLAANGDPGEVEKAKLALRSAAIGYALALLAPLFVTIVDAWVA; via the coding sequence ATGAACCACGTCCCCTTCCCACGCCCCGAGGCGGCGGTCCGCCGCCTCGGGGCGGGCAGGCGCGGACGGCCTTCCGTCCGCCGCCTGCTCCGATACCGTCCTCGGACTGTCCGCGCCGCCCTGGTCCTACTCAATACCGCCGCGGTGGCTGCAGTCCTCGTCGCTGTGCCGACCGTGGCGTGGGCGGCCGAGCCCGCAGCGGTGGTGCTGGCCGCCGAGTCGATCGAACAGGTCGCCAACAACATCCGTACCTGGCTCGTCGGCATCCTGGTCGCGGTCGCCACCCTGTTCCTCACCGTCGGCGGCGTGCGTTACCTGGCCGCCAACGGCGACCCCGGCGAGGTCGAGAAGGCCAAGCTCGCGCTGCGGTCCGCCGCGATCGGCTACGCCCTCGCACTGCTTGCGCCGCTGTTCGTGACCATCGTCGACGCATGGGTGGCCTGA